The following proteins come from a genomic window of Nicotiana tomentosiformis chromosome 12, ASM39032v3, whole genome shotgun sequence:
- the LOC104111841 gene encoding putative pentatricopeptide repeat-containing protein At1g12700, mitochondrial translates to MTRISVRYSLNGISLISSFAISHSGLAITLRDYSSYHSNTSISINGSSKKHRVTNKFENVKCLADAVSVFNQMVRTQPLPSVIDFSKLFKIMINMKHYSVVVSNLGEIQKLGIPIDKVMLSMVINSYCLMHRVDCGFSVLAIYFKCGIPFDVVTLTILIRGLFAENKVKDAVNLFKKLVRENICEPNEVMYATVMNGLSKRGHTEKTFGLLRLMEQGSTKPTTCIYNIVIDALCKDGNLDVAVNLLNEMKLKDIPTDVFTYNSLIDGFSKFSQWEKVRNLFFEMVNLNIYPDVFTFNTVIHGLCIEGKVKDAEEVMRHMIEKGVEPNVVTYNVIMDGYCLRGQIDRCRRIFGSMKDKSIEPDNISYKIVISGYCKKKKLDKAMHLFLEISRKGFEPDIFTCNTILKGLFEVGRIGAVQKFFDEMLFAGQIPGPITYCILLDGYFKNGLVDEAMLLFHKLERKREDTNVDLYNAVIDGLCKNRKFDKAHAIFKKLPLIGLHPDVITYTTMINGFCLEGLLDEAKGLLRKMEDNGCLPNRVTYNVIVQGFLRSNKIIEMKAFLKEMAGKSFSFDSTTLELLVDIIAEDSSLLDLISDFIPENKNLISILLG, encoded by the coding sequence ATGACGAGAATTTCTGTACGTTACTCTCTTAATGGTATTTCCTTGATCTCATCCTTTGCTATTTCACATTCTGGTTTGGCAATTACACTTAGAGATTATTCTTCATATCATAGCAATACATCCATTTCCATAAATGGTAGTAGTAAAAAACATAGGGTTACTAACAAGTTTGAGAATGTCAAATGTTTAGCTGATGCTGTGAGTGTCTTCAATCAAATGGTCAGAACACAGCCTCTTCCCTCTGTTATCGACTTCTCGAAATTATTTAAGATTATGATAAATATGAAGCATTATTCTGTTGTTGTTTCTAATTTGGGAGAAATACAGAAATTAGGTATCCCGATTGATAAAGTCATGTTGAGTATGGTGATTAACAGTTATTGCTTAATGCATCGTGTTGATTGTGGATTTTCAGTGTTAGCCATTTACTTTAAGTGTGGCATTCCATTTGATGTTGTCACTTTAACCATCCTAATAAGGGGACTCTTTGCTGAAAATAAGGTGAAAGATGCAGTTAATTTGTTTAAAAAATTAGTGAGAGAGAATATTTGTGAGCCTAACGAAGTCATGTATGCAACTGTAATGAATGGGCTTAGTAAAAGGGGTCATACTGAAAAAACTTTTGGTTTGCTCCGGTTAATGGAACAAGGGAGCACTAAGCCCACTACATGCATCTACAACATAGTTATAGATGCCCTTTGCAAAGATGGAAATCTGGATGTCGCTGTCAACCTTTTGAACGAGATGAAACTGAAAGACATTCCTACAGACGTATTCACATATAATTCATTgattgatggtttctctaagtttaGTCAGTGGGAAAAGGTCAGGAATTTGTTCTTTGAAATGGTAAATCTTAATATTTATCCGGATGTATTCACATTCAACACAGTTATACATGGACTATGCATAGAAGGGAAGGTTAAAGATGCGGAAGAAGTAATGAGACACATGATCGAAAAAGGTGTAGAGCCTAATGTGGTCACTTACAATGTGATAATGGATGGATATTGCTTGCGTGGTCAAATTGATAGATGTAGGAGAATCTTTGGTTCCATGAAAGATAAAAGCATTGAGCCTGACAATATTAGCTATAAAATAGTAATAAGTGGATACTGTAAGAAAAAGAAATTGGATAAGGCCATGCATTTGTTTCTTGAAATTTCTCGAAAGGGATTTGAACCTGATATTTTTACCTGCAATACTATCTTGAAAGGTTTATTTGAAGTTGGAAGAATCGGCGCAGTGCAAAAGTTTTTTGATGAGATGCTATTTGCAGGGCAAATACCTGGTCCAATCACTTATTGCATTTTGCTTGATGGTTATTTTAAGAATGGACTTGTTGACGAAGCTATGTTGCTATTTCATAAGTTGGAAAGAAAGAGAGAAGATACTAATGTTGACCTCTATAATGCCGTCATTGATGGATTGTGCAAAAATAGAAAGTTTGACAAGGCTCATGCTATTTTTAAGAAACTTCCTCTAATAGGTTTACATCCTGATGTGATAACATACACTACTATGATTAATGGATTTTGTCTAGAAGGGTTGTTAGATGAAGCTAAAGGTCTGCTAAGAAAAATGGAGGACAATGGTTGTTTGCCAAACAGAGTAACTTACAATGTTATTGTGCAAGGATTTCTCAGAAGTAATAAAATTATTGAAATGAAAGCTTTCTTAAAAGAAATGGCTGGGAAGAGCTTCTCATTCGACTCAACTACACTAGAGTTACTGGTAGACATTATTGCGGAGGATTCTTCTTTGCTTGACTTGATATCAGATTTTATCCCAGAGAATAAGAATTTAATATCTATTTTGCTTGGTTAA